One genomic window of Thermocladium sp. ECH_B includes the following:
- a CDS encoding MBL fold metallo-hydrolase: MIKLTRNTEVIPGSPNTLIYDGRIVIDQGGRNASLQLNGEVQLATHGHSDHIAGLTRSAKAKYLPPEDYWSLTLMGRRAMTYGFSSRDSPIFTFDLVKQNLELNFSDPEVEVIKLPGHTPGHVAYLLGDVLYAGDSFFGQRVIEGFGVPFYTDFWAAMESLNKLRELVGGVEKVVISHGPTYLDSKKAKELIEFNINYCNKLVEKVRELIMGRELTAEEVAYQVSINKDPANIYLNSIPIKSILVQVAGNIRTTEKGVAYSL, from the coding sequence ATAATAAAGCTAACCAGGAATACTGAAGTGATTCCCGGCAGCCCGAACACGTTAATCTATGATGGACGCATCGTTATAGATCAAGGTGGACGCAATGCCTCCCTTCAACTTAATGGTGAAGTGCAGTTAGCAACCCATGGCCATAGCGACCACATAGCCGGCCTAACCAGGAGCGCTAAGGCTAAGTACTTGCCGCCGGAGGATTATTGGTCCCTCACATTAATGGGGAGGCGGGCCATGACGTATGGCTTCAGCTCCCGGGACTCGCCAATATTTACATTCGACTTAGTCAAGCAAAACCTGGAGCTCAACTTCAGTGATCCAGAGGTTGAGGTGATAAAGCTGCCTGGGCACACGCCGGGCCACGTGGCTTACCTGCTTGGCGATGTCCTATATGCCGGCGATTCCTTCTTTGGCCAAAGAGTCATCGAGGGCTTCGGCGTGCCGTTCTATACGGATTTCTGGGCCGCCATGGAGTCCCTCAATAAGTTGAGGGAATTGGTTGGGGGAGTGGAGAAGGTGGTGATATCGCATGGCCCTACTTACCTGGACTCCAAGAAGGCCAAGGAATTAATAGAGTTTAACATAAATTACTGCAATAAATTGGTGGAGAAGGTAAGGGAATTAATAATGGGAAGGGAATTAACGGCCGAGGAAGTAGCGTACCAAGTCTCTATTAACAAGGACCCCGCCAATATTTATTTGAACTCCATACCCATTAAATCGATCTTAGTGCAAGTCGCGGGAAACATAAGGACTACCGAGAAGGGAGTCGCCTACTCCCTCTAA
- a CDS encoding heterodisulfide reductase translates to MNNLQLCYVEYYGLPRVPSMIAVYGLAVLSIILFFYILQVRLRKYGVGLWEFISIILRGYRAWLPFLGDVLSHRRFLRDERLGGTAHLMIFYSLAASLLGTILVAINQYAGILLSTQVYCGSLFLAYSGFVMDVTAWIMVIGSLLGMYRVIQRKGLYTRMEYFSNIGFLAGLIYLAVSGALIESYRFAERGLTQYAAFMPNAYLFSPLHISSLDYMLLYYSHFPIAFLLIAILPATAIFHSVLGLYNYIINYGRPLGELKKPFDLRELLQKENPEMPKVGYSNASEIPKLNKLEALACTDCFRCQDNCPAYAVGRPLSPTLIMTKIKQGLDAGQDKLIDGSVLDDELWACTTCGACMEACPVYIRHVDYIIDMRRDLVMNMRMDQKKSSLILNLSQSSNSLGMNNMGRHDWLRELGVKSIQENPGFEYLFWVGCMGSFDAKAKEIVKSLIEILRTAGVLDKVAVLGDEETCCGDPARRLGEEGRFQEIAMANIDLFNKYGVKKILTICPHGFNTFRNEYPKLGLSGVKVIHHVELIKELMEEGKLKLNVDVGKLTIHDPCYLARNNDVVEPQRIVVSKLGDLIEVERHGKKTFCCGAGGANYWYDVPEKKRISHERFEQLTKTGADTIVTLCPFCNAMLDEASRAKGSSVKVMDISQVIRKSMNGE, encoded by the coding sequence ATGAATAATTTACAGCTATGCTATGTAGAATATTATGGTTTGCCACGGGTTCCCTCAATGATAGCAGTATATGGATTAGCCGTTCTATCAATAATACTGTTTTTTTACATTCTACAAGTGAGATTAAGGAAATACGGCGTTGGGCTCTGGGAATTCATATCCATAATACTAAGGGGTTACCGGGCTTGGTTACCGTTCCTAGGCGATGTGTTGAGCCATAGGAGGTTCCTGAGGGATGAGAGGCTTGGGGGAACCGCCCACTTAATGATATTCTACTCCCTCGCCGCATCGCTGCTCGGAACCATACTGGTCGCCATTAATCAATACGCGGGGATCCTGCTCTCCACACAGGTCTACTGCGGGTCCCTCTTCCTGGCATATAGTGGATTCGTAATGGATGTGACGGCGTGGATCATGGTTATCGGTTCCCTCCTAGGCATGTATAGGGTCATTCAGAGGAAGGGCCTCTACACCAGGATGGAGTACTTCTCAAATATTGGCTTCCTCGCCGGCTTGATTTACCTAGCTGTCAGCGGGGCCTTAATTGAGTCATATAGATTCGCGGAGAGGGGCCTAACCCAATATGCCGCCTTCATGCCTAACGCATACCTCTTCTCTCCACTCCACATCTCGAGCCTAGATTACATGCTTCTCTATTACTCGCATTTCCCCATAGCGTTCCTACTAATAGCGATACTGCCCGCCACAGCTATATTCCACTCAGTGCTTGGGCTCTATAATTACATTATTAATTACGGTAGGCCCCTAGGAGAGCTGAAGAAGCCCTTTGACTTGAGGGAGCTCCTTCAAAAGGAGAATCCGGAGATGCCTAAGGTAGGTTACTCCAATGCATCCGAGATACCTAAGCTAAATAAGCTTGAGGCCCTGGCATGCACTGATTGCTTTAGGTGCCAGGATAATTGCCCCGCCTATGCTGTTGGGCGGCCGCTTTCCCCCACATTAATAATGACTAAGATAAAGCAGGGATTGGATGCGGGTCAAGATAAGTTGATTGATGGTTCGGTGCTGGATGATGAATTATGGGCATGCACGACTTGTGGGGCATGCATGGAGGCTTGCCCAGTTTACATTAGGCACGTGGATTACATCATTGACATGAGGAGGGACCTAGTGATGAATATGAGGATGGATCAGAAGAAGAGCAGCCTAATCCTGAACTTATCCCAATCAAGCAATTCCCTGGGCATGAATAATATGGGGAGACATGACTGGTTGCGGGAACTCGGCGTTAAGAGCATTCAGGAGAATCCAGGCTTTGAGTACTTATTCTGGGTTGGATGCATGGGCAGCTTCGATGCGAAGGCGAAGGAAATAGTGAAGTCCCTAATAGAGATACTGAGGACGGCTGGGGTATTGGATAAGGTGGCCGTGCTTGGCGATGAGGAGACTTGTTGCGGCGATCCTGCCAGGAGGCTCGGGGAGGAGGGGCGATTCCAGGAAATCGCCATGGCTAACATAGACCTATTCAATAAGTACGGCGTTAAGAAGATACTAACGATATGCCCGCACGGCTTTAACACGTTCAGAAACGAGTATCCAAAGCTTGGATTGAGCGGCGTTAAGGTCATTCATCACGTCGAGCTGATTAAGGAGTTGATGGAGGAGGGGAAATTAAAGTTGAATGTTGATGTTGGGAAATTGACAATCCATGACCCATGCTACTTGGCCCGCAATAATGATGTGGTTGAGCCCCAGAGAATAGTGGTAAGCAAGCTCGGCGACCTAATTGAGGTCGAGAGGCACGGCAAGAAAACCTTCTGCTGCGGAGCAGGCGGCGCCAATTACTGGTATGACGTGCCGGAGAAGAAGAGGATAAGTCACGAGCGCTTCGAGCAATTAACCAAGACAGGGGCCGACACTATCGTGACCCTATGCCCATTCTGTAATGCCATGCTTGACGAGGCATCGAGAGCCAAGGGATCAAGCGTGAAAGTAATGGATATATCCCAAGTAATACGTAAATCCATGAATGGAGAATAG